One part of the Chryseobacterium sp. 7 genome encodes these proteins:
- a CDS encoding ion transporter, with amino-acid sequence MIYRADTRLGKLFDIILLSLILASTAIIMMESVPQLDKRFHYTFLILEWVISIFFTAEYSMRIAVVKNKRNYIFSFFGIIDFLALVPFFLSFFFPITKYFLIFRMLRMLRIFRIFNLLDFMNDGYLIVRALKNSSRKIYIFLLFLIIFSVIVGSLMFMVEGGRPGFETIPQSIYWAVVTVTTVGYGDVSPITPLGKLFAVVLMLAGYSIIAVPTGIVTAEMRNKRQNLELICERCGNEDIDDDARYCKKCGKKLA; translated from the coding sequence ATCATTTACCGTGCCGACACAAGACTCGGAAAATTGTTCGATATCATATTACTGTCCTTAATTCTTGCAAGTACCGCTATCATCATGATGGAAAGTGTACCTCAGCTTGATAAAAGATTTCATTATACCTTCCTGATTCTTGAATGGGTAATTTCTATTTTCTTTACAGCAGAGTATTCTATGCGTATTGCAGTGGTAAAAAACAAAAGAAACTATATTTTTAGTTTTTTTGGGATTATAGATTTCCTTGCTTTAGTACCTTTCTTCCTTAGTTTTTTCTTCCCTATTACGAAATATTTCCTGATTTTCAGAATGCTGAGAATGTTGAGGATCTTCAGGATTTTCAACCTGCTGGATTTTATGAATGATGGTTATCTTATTGTAAGGGCTTTGAAAAACAGTTCGAGAAAAATTTATATTTTCCTCCTATTCCTGATTATTTTTTCAGTTATTGTAGGCTCACTGATGTTTATGGTGGAAGGTGGACGGCCAGGATTTGAGACCATACCCCAATCTATCTATTGGGCCGTAGTTACTGTAACCACCGTAGGATATGGTGACGTCTCTCCTATTACGCCTTTAGGAAAGCTTTTTGCAGTTGTTCTGATGCTTGCTGGTTATTCCATTATTGCAGTTCCTACGGGTATTGTAACAGCAGAGATGAGAAACAAGAGACAGAATCTGGAATTGATCTGTGAGCGCTGCGGAAATGAAGATATTGATGATGATGCAAGGTATTGCAAGAAATGTGGCAAGAAATTAGCTTAA
- a CDS encoding Nif3-like dinuclear metal center hexameric protein, with amino-acid sequence MKLKTVIAKIEEEISIRQAEDFDNVGLLCGVYDRDVSGILVCHDALENVVDEAIERNCNLIVCFHPIIFSGLKSLTGKNYVERAVLKAIENKVAIYAIHTAFDNDFFGVNHGICSQLGLKNMKILQPKENNLKQLTVFVPKEYSEKVKEAMFSAGAGSIGFYDECSFTVNGNGTFRPIEGSNPFSGQQGIRENADEDMISVIFEGFKQGQIVGAMKAAHPYEEVAHQVYSLDNKNHHVGLGMYGDLEEEMDEKDFLGFVKEKFGLEVIKHSSFNNKKIKRVGVLGGSGASGIRSAAAKKCDAYLTGDLKYHDYFLAESKMLICDIGHYESEQFVTQQLFEILSQKFSTFAISKSIEKTNPVNYFI; translated from the coding sequence ATGAAGCTAAAAACTGTAATTGCAAAGATTGAAGAGGAAATAAGTATCAGACAGGCAGAAGATTTTGATAATGTAGGACTTTTGTGCGGGGTTTATGACCGTGATGTATCCGGAATTCTGGTTTGCCATGATGCGTTGGAAAATGTGGTAGATGAAGCCATTGAAAGAAACTGCAATCTGATTGTATGTTTTCATCCTATTATATTTTCCGGTCTGAAATCCTTAACAGGGAAAAACTATGTAGAAAGAGCTGTTTTAAAAGCTATCGAAAATAAAGTAGCCATTTATGCCATTCATACCGCATTTGATAATGACTTCTTTGGAGTAAATCATGGGATTTGCAGCCAGCTGGGATTAAAGAATATGAAAATTCTTCAGCCGAAAGAAAATAATTTAAAACAACTTACAGTTTTTGTTCCGAAAGAATATTCAGAAAAAGTAAAAGAAGCCATGTTTTCAGCCGGAGCCGGAAGTATAGGATTTTATGACGAATGCAGCTTTACGGTAAATGGGAATGGAACATTCAGACCTATTGAAGGCTCAAATCCGTTTTCAGGGCAACAGGGAATTCGTGAAAATGCAGATGAAGATATGATCTCAGTAATTTTTGAAGGGTTTAAACAGGGGCAGATTGTAGGAGCCATGAAAGCGGCACATCCTTACGAAGAAGTGGCTCATCAGGTTTATAGTCTTGATAATAAAAACCATCATGTGGGATTGGGAATGTACGGAGATCTGGAAGAAGAAATGGATGAAAAAGATTTTCTTGGATTTGTAAAAGAAAAATTTGGTCTGGAAGTGATAAAACATTCGTCTTTCAACAATAAAAAAATCAAAAGAGTAGGGGTGCTTGGTGGTTCGGGTGCCAGCGGTATAAGATCTGCAGCAGCCAAGAAATGTGATGCTTACCTTACCGGAGATCTTAAATATCATGACTATTTTTTAGCAGAGTCTAAAATGCTGATCTGTGATATCGGACATTATGAGTCTGAACAATTTGTAACTCAACAATTATTTGAAATTTTGTCACAAAAATTTAGTACATTTGCAATTTCAAAATCTATTGAAAAAACAAACCCAGTAAATTATTTCATTTAA
- a CDS encoding zinc ribbon domain-containing protein produces the protein MAKTNDISVEEKLRALYDLQIIDSRLDEIRNTRGELPIEVEDLEIEIEGLEKRAEKFHADIKDQDDQIKTKHEVINHAKTLIEKYKSQQDNVRNNKEFEALGKEMEFQDLEIQLAEKRIKEFGAKIAHKNETLSELNAKIDDLKSHLKFKKEELDGLISETQKEEEYLIEQSKEFAGKIDERLLASYNRIRTNSINGLAVVGLERGAPKGSFFTIPPQKQMEIAQRKKIIIDEHSGKILVDDELVMEENEKMKTVIKF, from the coding sequence ATGGCAAAAACCAACGATATTTCAGTTGAAGAAAAATTAAGAGCTTTATACGATTTACAGATCATTGATTCAAGATTGGATGAAATCCGAAATACTAGAGGAGAATTGCCAATTGAAGTTGAAGATCTTGAAATCGAGATTGAAGGACTTGAAAAAAGAGCTGAAAAATTTCATGCTGATATTAAAGATCAGGACGATCAGATCAAAACGAAGCATGAAGTTATTAACCATGCTAAAACTTTAATAGAAAAGTACAAATCTCAGCAGGATAATGTAAGAAACAACAAAGAGTTTGAAGCATTAGGAAAAGAAATGGAATTCCAGGATCTGGAAATTCAGCTTGCTGAAAAAAGAATTAAAGAATTCGGAGCTAAAATTGCTCACAAAAACGAAACTTTAAGCGAACTGAACGCTAAGATCGACGATTTGAAAAGCCACTTGAAATTCAAGAAAGAAGAATTGGATGGTTTGATCTCTGAAACTCAGAAAGAAGAAGAATATCTTATAGAGCAGTCTAAAGAATTCGCAGGTAAAATTGACGAGAGATTACTGGCTTCTTACAACAGAATCAGAACCAACTCTATCAATGGTCTTGCAGTAGTAGGATTAGAAAGAGGAGCTCCGAAAGGATCTTTCTTCACTATTCCGCCTCAGAAGCAAATGGAAATTGCTCAGAGAAAGAAAATTATTATCGATGAGCACTCAGGGAAAATCCTTGTAGATGACGAATTGGTAATGGAAGAAAACGAAAAAATGAAAACGGTAATTAAATTCTAA